In Pseudobdellovibrio exovorus JSS, the genomic stretch CCTCTTGTTTTTCGTGTCTTCAAAAAAGATCAAATCCATGTTGTTAAGCAATACATAGATGAAGATCGTATCACTGTCGGTAATGGCGGTGATGTTCATATTGATTTAGATTCAAATGAAGTTTCTCCGATTCACTGCCTTGTTGAAAAACGCGACAATCAATATTTTCTATGTGATTTGGGTTCTACTCAGGGCACCTACAAAAATGGACAACGTATTTTAGATGAGGCCTTACAATCGGGTGACTCCTTTCAGGTGGGTCCATTCCATGTTTTCTTTTTCATCGGAGTGCCAAAGGCGGATCAAGTTGTTGCTCCACCCGTGGCAGCGCCAATACACACTGAAATTGCACGTCATGAGTCAGCACCTGTAGTTGCGGCAACAGCCGTAGCCACAGCGGGAGTAGCAAGAGCCGCTGTAACAGCGACACGCAAAAGAAAAAAAGGACAGAAGACTTTTCCTCCTCCAAGCAAGGTGACGGACTTACGTGAACATTTAAAAGTAGGTTCTGGTCCACGTGTAGAAGTATTGGTGGCATGGAAAGAGCGTATTCTTGAAACATATCACTTCACTGGTGGTGGCAAAAAAACATTGGGGCCAGATGGTGACATCAAAGTGCCGCAAGGAGCTGCGCCGAAGAACTGGGAACTATTAGATTTAAGTAATGGGGCCGTGATTCATACGACCAGTGAAATGTCGATTGAGCGTTTAAAAGATGGTGAGGTATCACACCAAAGCACTGGCGATTATCGCCTAGGGCAAGGCGAAGTTTGTTTTATTGAGTTAATCAATGGGATGCAATTGATTGTGCGTTTTGCGCCAAAAGCTCCGGCTTTTGTGATGGCATCTCCGATGGTACTAGGTTCATCTGAGTTTGCGGGAGTATTAGCCGCTTTAATTATTGCAGTATTAACAAGTCTAATTGTATCGGTGAATAAGCCTAAAGATGCAGTGGTAGAAACGGAAGTTGAGCGTTTAGCACAGATTACTTTTGTAACGCCGACGGCTCCACCACCACAAACTGTTTCAGATGTGGCTCCGCCAACGCCACCTCCAGCTCCGGAAGTGAAAAAAGTAGAACCTGAACCGATCAAAAAAGCGATCATGTTAGACGAAACGAAAAGCAGTCAGACTTTGGGTGAAACAAAGGCTTCAGCTAACAAAGCACCACAAGAGGCTCAAAAAGAATCAGGTAAAGCAGCAGAAGTTAAGCCGAAGGATAATAATTTAACTACAAAAATGTTCACTTCGACCAAGCAGGGTGGCGCTGTACAAACAGGCCAAACTACCGGCGCTAATGCGCAAAGTGCCGAGCCAGATAATACAAACTCAGGCTTACTGGCCGCATTTGGCGAGGGCGGTGCTCGTTCGAAGTTAGATCAAGTCTACAGCGGTGCTGGTGAACTTATCGGTACGGCAGAAAAGGCCCAAGGTGTTTCTGGTTTTGGAAATACACGTGCTGGCGATGACTTTGGTTCACAAATCAAAGACACAGGTGCAGGCGGAGTCGGCACAGCAACTGAGGGTATTGCGGGCGTTGGAACTAAGGGACGTGGAACAGGTATGAGTGGCTACGGCGGCGGTGCAGGTTTTGGTGATAAAGACCGCGTCCAAATCGCTGCAGGTGGAAATGAAGAAGCTTTTATTGGCTCGATTGATCGCGAAGCTGTTCGTAGAACAGTTAGATCAGCGTTGCAACAATTCAAATCATGTTATGAACGTGAATATCGTGTGAATAGCAGCTTAGAAGGTAAGTTGGTATTAACGTGGGAAATCCACACACAAGGTGTAGCGCGAAATGCACGAGTAAATAGTGATAGATCAACAATGCGTAATACCTCTATAGAAGAGTGTATTAAGGCAAGAATATTAGGATTAAGATTCCCAGAGCCTCCACCAGGTACGGCTGCTGAGGTAACTTATCCATTTGTATTTCAAGGACAAAAACTTTAGAGGAGGCTTAAAGTGAACCAGTTAGAAAATGTAAATCCGATAGCAAGAGCATTTATTGAAGGCGGATTTGTCATGTACGTGATCTTGGTCATTGCAGTTGTGACCGTGATTCTTGTTGTCGAAAGATTTATGGCATTAAGATCGCTAAGAGTAGATAAGAAAGAATTCACTGATCATATTTTTAAAATGATTATTAATGGTGATATGCGCCAGGCGGTATCATTCTGCGATACGAAGTCGACTCCACTATCAAACACAGTGAAGGCGGGTTTAGTTCAGGTGATGAATAAAAGACCTGACGAAGAAGTTCAGGTGGCGATGGATGCCGCTGTTCTTAGAGAGATGCCAAAATTAGAAGGATTTACCTCTTTCTTAGCTGTTTTGGGTAATATTGCGGTACTTGCCGGATTATTAGGAACGATCATCGGTATGATCGGTTCATTCCGTGGTGTGGCGATGGCAGATCCTGCGACAAAAGCTCAGCTACTTTCACAAGGTATTTCGCATGCCTTGAATTGTACGGGTTTTGGTTTGACAGTGGCGATTGTAGCAATCGTATTTTATGGTTTATTCCAGCACATGATTCAAAAAGCTGAAAATGAAATGCTAGAAACAAGCATGTCACTATTAAACTTAGTTTCAGCGAATCGCGATAAATTAAGAGATTAGTTTTTAGAAGTTACGGATAGGCAGAAAGCGGTAAAGCATGGCGCACATAGATACATCAGGAAAAGGTCGAAATACCAATGTGGATTTGAATCTTGTTCCTTTTATTGACTTGATGTCTGTTTTGATTACGTTTCTGCTGATTTCGGCAGTATGGACACAAGTTTCTATGATTCAGTTGGGAGCTTCGTTTGCTTCGCCGAAAGACTCTACAAATACCGAGTACAAAGTGCCTCCTCACGAAGACTTGGTATTTCGCTTAGATGTGGTGTCAGCAGGTTATGTGCTTAAATTTGGTACGCAAACAAAGCCTATTCCGAAGCGCAATAATGAATACGACACGCAAACTCTATTAACCGAGTTGCAACGTGTGAAACAAGCTTATCCTGATAAAAACAATGTGAAGATCTCAATAGCAGATGAAATTTTATATGAAAATGTAATCGCGGCTATGGATACTGGTTTACAAGCAGGGTTTTCTCCTGAGTTGTTAACAGGAGGACCTCGCTAATGGCAATTTATAAACCGGGGCAGCGCCATAGAAATCACAATCTTCTAAAAAGAAGAATGAATCGCCGAGGTGTTACGGCTATTTTGTCGTTAACGGCCATGGTGGATATGTTTACAGTACTCGCTATTTTCCTTTTGCAAAATTACAACTCAACAGGTGAGATTCTGTATCTTCCGAAGGAAGTGACACTTCCTACAGCCAATCGTGTGGTGGATTTAAAACCAGCGCTCGTGGTGACAGTTTCTACACAAGAGATATTGATTGATACGACTCCTGTCGCTACATTTGCTGAAGTGCAAGCGTCACGCACATGGGTCATCCCAGGTTTACGTGATCGGGCAAAAGAGATGATTGAAAAAGCTCGTCTCGATCAAGCAGCTCAGTTACAAAATCGTGTGAGCAACGTGGTTGATCAGACTTTAGGAAATAAAACAGAAGATCCAAATCAGTGGAAAAAAGTAACAATTCAGGCCGACAAGTCAGTGGATTATCTGACGTTAAAAAAGATAATGTACTCTATATATGAGGCCGGTGGCGGTCCTATTAATTTTGCGGTCGCGAAAGATTTAAGTAAAGACGATGCGACTTCAAACGCCGAAAATTAATAAATATTCAATTTTATTTTTTTTACTTGTTGCTTTCATTTTTCTTGAAATCATCATTATGTCTCCGAACTTACTTGAGCAAACAAGTGACGAAGAGGCCGCATTTGAAGCGACCCGCTTAGCTGCTCAGAATCAAGAGCAAAAGTCAGGTTCTATAGAACAAAAACTACAAGGAGTGCACCTTGTAGAGAATGCCGAAAATGAAAAAGGATGGGAGCTTTTTGCTCACGAAGCCATTGGTAGTGCGGATTCTAAATGGGTTGTGAAGGAAGTTAAAGTTCACTTCTTTAATGAGAACAAACTCAGCTTCACCGTTACCGGAGACGTTGGTGAAGTGGATGGTGAAACGAAAGATATGGTGATTCGTGGGAATGTGACCACGACAAGTACGAATGGCTATTTCTTTAATACAGATACCTTACGCTATACGGCTAGTAACAAGATGATGAGCAGTCAAGATAAGGTGATTATGCGTGGTCCACCAGATAATCATGGTGAAGGCTTTAAACTGACGGGTGAAAAGTTGCAGGTCGATATTGCACAAAATAAAATGTCGATCTTAGAAAAAGTCGTCGCAACTAAAAAAATAGACGGAAAAGACTTTAAGCTGACCTCGGTGCGCGCTGATTTTTACAATACGAATCAAGAGGCCACATTTTCAAAAGATGTAAGAATGAATTTGGGTACAATGCATTTGAATGCACCTGTAGCACATTTCAAATACTCGCAAGCGAATAAGTCTTTGATGCGAATTCTCTTGCAACAAGGTGTGCAGTTATCTGATGAAGATAAACGTGGCTTCAGTGAAGAGTTAGAACTGAATCTTTTAGAAAATAAGATGACCATGCGTGGTCGGCCCAAGGTCCAGCAAGGTGAAGATGAGATCAGCGGTGAAGAAATCGTCTTTATCGATGGCGGAAAAAAAGTTAAGATAAACAAGTCTTCGAAAAAGTAGATAAGTAAATCACGTAAGTAGATCGGGAAATGATATGGCCAGTACGCTGAAAATCAATAAAATATCGAAGCAGTATGGTGGACGCCAAGTTGTGAAAGAGGCCACTTTTGAAGTGGAGTCAGGTCAAGTTGTGGGTCTTCTTGGTCCCAACGGAGCTGGTAAAACAACATCCTTTTACATGGTTGTGGGTTTAGTTAAGCCGGATGAAGGCGAGATTCTATTGAACGACACGAATATCACGACATTCCCCATGTACAAACGTGCACGTACAGGCTTAAGTTATTTGGCGCAAGAGCCCAGCATTTTTAGAAAATTAACAGTTGAAGAAAATATCTTGGTGGCTTTAGAGGCCCATGGTTTTAGCTCTCAAGATAAGCGCGAAAAATTAGAGCTTTTACTACAAGACTTTCGTGTGAACCATATTCGTGAATCCTATGGATATGCATTATCCGGTGGTGAAAGACGGCGTGTTGAAATCGCACGTGCGTTGGCCGGAGATCCGCACTTTCTACTGCTAGATGAGCCATTTGCCGGTATCGATCCGATTGCCGTAGCTGATATTCAGAATATTATTCGTGAACTCAAGGCCAAAGGTATAGGAGTTTTGATCACAGATCATAACGTGCGTGAGACTTTGGGCATTTGCGATTATGCTTATATACTAAAGGACGGACAGATTCAGGTCGCCGGAACATCAAATGAAATTGCCAATTCAGAGTTGGCACGAAAATTTTATTTGGGCGAGAACTTCCGACTATAAGGAGATAATGGGGTCCCAATGGCATTAAGACAGACAATGAACCTAAGTCAAAATTTGGTCATCACGCCGCAATTGCAGCAGGCGATCAAACTTTTGCAAATGTCACGTCTTGAATTGGAATCTCAGGTTCGAAATGAATTAGAAGAAAACCCAATTCTAGAAGAAGCTGAAGTTCTGCGTGAAGAAGATTTTCAGCGAACAAAAGAAGCAGAAGCTCAGACTTCAGATGCTTCCGAGGCTGTGCCCGAAAGCGGAGCGGTTGATAATGTTCAAGATCCTCAGAAGCAAGATGAGTTTGAATGGGAATCTTATTTAGAAACTCAGCATAAAGCTCCACGTGAAGCGTCCCATGGCAACGAAGAGATCATGAACTATGAAAATCTGATCTCGACGACTCAGACTTTACATGATCATTTATATTGGCAGATCAAGATGACGGGTTTTTCAGATAACGAAGAGCGCGCCGCAGATGCGATCATTGGTCATATTGATGATGATGGGTATTTAAAAGTTCCTCTAGATCAAATTGCCGCCGAAGAAAAATTGGATATCGAAGATTTAGAAGATGCATTAAGTTTAATCCAAGAGTTTGATCCTCCAGGTGTTGGGGCTCGCGATTTACGTGAGTGTCTATTGATTCAAGCGCGTATTCTTGAAGAGGATACAAATGATTTAGTTAATCTAATCAATAATCATCTTAAGGACTTAGAAAAGAAAAACTACGAAGCTATTGCTAAGGGGTTAAATCGCTCTTTGGAAGAAATTATTGAAATCTGTAAAATTATTTACGCGATGGAACCAAAACCAGGGCGTGGATATGCAGGTACAGAAACTCAGTATGTCACACCGGACGTTTACGTTTATAAAGTAGGCGATGACTATGTCGTTTCGTTAAACGAAGATGGCTTGCCGAAACTAAAAATTTCAAATTATTACAAGAATATGCTGAAGGGTGGAAGCAACCCGACAGGTGATCAGCAGGCCACAGAGTATATTCAAGAAAAATTGAAATCAGCAGTATGGCTAATTAAGTCTATCCATCAAAGACAGCGTACGATTTACAAAGTGACGGAAAGTATTGTGAAGCATCAACGCGACTTTTTTGAAAAAGGCGTCAGTGCACTTAAGCCGATGGTTTTACGTGATATTGCCAATGATATTGGGATGCATGAATCTACTGTCAGTCGTGTGACAACAGCGAAGTATGTGCACACTCCGCAGGGTATTTACGAGTTAAAATACTTCTTTAATTCAGGCATCAGTTCGTCACAGGGCGGGGAAGACCTTGCCTCTGAATCTGTGAAGTTAAAAATTAAAGAATTAGTCGCAAAAGAAGATCCAAAGAAGCCGCTTTCAGATCAAAAAATCGTTGATCTCTTGAAAAAAGAAGGTATTGATATTGCTCGCCGTACGGTGGCGAAATATCGTGACGTTCTTAAGATTTTGCCATCAAGTCAGCGTAAAAAATATTTTTAAGGAAGCTTTTTATGGATTATCGTTCTTTGATTCGCGAAGTACCTGACTTTCCGATTGCTGGGGTTTTGTTCCGCGATATTTCTCCGTTACTACAAAATGCTGAGGCTTTCTCTCAAGTCGCGATGGACTTTTCTAAAATGATTGATCTAGAGAATGTGGATTTGTTTGTTGGAATCGAATCGCGCGGATTTATTTTGGCATCACAGTTGGCTGCAAAATTTAATAAAGGTTTTTTGCCACTCAGAAAAGCGGGTAAACTTCCACCGCCAACGATCAAGCAATCTTATAAATTAGAATACGGCGAAGCGACTCTTGAAGTTGTACCTGCATCTCAAGGTGCGAAAGTGGTTATTTGTGATGATGTTTTGGCCACTGGCGGGACTTTGCGAGCTGCTATGGAATTGTGCGAAAAAGCAGGGTACCAAGTCGAAGATGTGCTGGTCCTCATTAATTTGAAATTTTTGAACAGTCTTCAGTTTCGTAATAAAGAAATTAAGTCACTTCTACAGTACGAATAAATCTTAATTCTATATCTGAAACATTTAACCCACCGGATGATGTCTCTTGTCTCAGTACGAGATGTTGAGCTTTTTTAAATTTTTAGAAAAGCCTCCTCATCTTTGGTCTGGGTCTTACCGATAGGTAATTCACAGCAACTCAATCAAGGGTTCTAAGGCGTAAGGCCTTTTTCACATCAAAGGAGAAAGAATGAAGTCGAATTTCACGTTCAAGCATCTAGACTATTCTGAGTCATTGGTTAATTACACAAATACCAAGCTAGATGAGATTGGACAGTTTTTATTAAAGGATGGGCGCTGCAATGTTTATTACTCGAAAAATCAGCACGACTTTGTGGTTGAGGTTTCGATCAATACAAAGCAGAAATTCTTTAAGGCGACGGCAAGTGCTCCTGATGTGTATGTAGCTGTGGACTTGATGGTGGATAAGCTGGAAAAACAATTCCTTAAAGTAAAAGAGATCTATGTGGATCACAAGAAGTTCAGCTTATCGAAAGAGGGACGCCTACGTGATTTCAATGGTCAGTTTGAGTATCAACCTCGATGGAAGAAAGCGGGCTAATCTTTCGATTTCCTCTCTCCGAACTTGAAAAAAGCCCTCGTTTTAGAGGGCTTTTTTTGTTTTTTCGCCTCACTAAAACCTCACACTCTCGATATGCTTACAACATAAGCAAATTCAACTCTCTACAAGGCATTGTCAGAGCCATTGTTCATTGACCCAAGGTGACAAATCGAGTTACTTTTTGGCGTTTGTAATGAATCGTTCCCGACTGTTTTTTAGTTGGGGCTAAATCTTTAACTGAGGTGAGTGAATTGAAAAATTTTATTTTTACCAGTGAGTCGGTTTCTGAAGGGCATCCAGATAAAATGGCTGATCAAATCAGCGATGCCATTCTAGATAAAATCCTAGAACAAGATCCTACGGGACGCGTAGCTTGTGAAACTCTTTTGACAACAGGCCTAGTTGTTGTTGCTGGTGAAATTACGACAAGTGCTAAGGTGAACTTTTCTGAAGTGGCGCGTGAAACAATTAAGCGTATTGGATACGACCATTCCGATAAAGGTTTTGACTACAAAACATGCGGAGTAACAATTGCCGTAGGTCAACAGTCTCCAGATATTTCTATGGGAGTGAAGCAAACAGGAAGCGACGATCAAGGTGCCGGTGACCAAGGATTAATGTTTGGTTATGCAACTAATGAAACACCGGAGCTAATGCCATTGACGTTAGCGATGTCTCATAAACTTGTGAAAGACCTCGCAACTATTCGTAAAGAAAACAAAGTGAACTGGTTAAGACCGGATGCAAAATCACAAGTTTCTGTTCAGTATGAAAATGGTGTGGCAAAACGTATTGAAACAATCGTGATTTCAACTCAACACGCAGAAGATGTTTCTTTGAAGCAGATTCAAGATTTCATCATGGAAGAGTTGATTAAAAAATCAATTCCTTCTCAGTGGGTAGATAAAAATACTAAATTCCACATTAATCCAACAGGTCGTTTCGTAACAGGCGGTCCAATGGGCGATGCGGGCTTAACGGGAAGAAAAATTATCGTTGATACTTATGGCGGACACGGAGCACATGGTGGCGGAGCTTTCTCAGGAAAAGATCCTACAAAAGTGGATCGTTCAGCAGCTTATGCCGCTCGTCACGTAGCAAAAAATATCGTAGCTGCAGGCTTAGCCGAAAGATGCTTAGTGCAAGTAGCTTATGCGATCGGTGTGGCCGAGCCAGTCAGTATCAGCATTAATGATTATGGTACCAGTACAGTGGGGCCTGAAAAGTTAGAAAAAGCGGTACGTGCGGTATGGGATTTACGCCCATCTCGTATTGTAAAAGAATTAGATTTATTAAAACCAATTTACTCGCCAACAGCTGTTTATGGTCACTTCGGTCGTGAAGAGAGATTGAGTGAAGGCTTCTTCTCTTGGGAAAAAGTAAATAAAATTGAACAACTCAAAGAGGCTGTTAAGTAATTCTTAATAGCTAGGATGTGATCAGGCATGGACCCGAAATTTATTCGTAACTTTTCAATCATCGCGCATATTGACCATGGTAAATCAACTTTGGCAGATGCGCTTTTATCTTTCACAGGGGCTCTGTCTGATCGCGAGAAAAAAGAGCAATTCTTAGATAATATGGAACTTGAGCGTGAGCGTGGAATCACGATCAAAGCTCAAACAGTTTGTCTAAAGTACAAATCAAAAAAAGATGGTGAAACTTACCAGATTAATTTGATCGATACTCCGGGCCATGTGGATTTTTCTTACGAAGTGTCTCGCTCGTTGGCGGCCTGTGAAGGTGCCATTCTTGTTGTCGATGCGGCACAAGGGGTTGAAGCGCAGACATTAGCCAATGTTTATTTGGCGTTAGAGAATAATCTCGAGATTATTCCTGTTTTGAATAAGGTTGATTTGCCGACAGCTGATCCAGAGGGCGTAAAAAAACAAATCGAAGATACAGTTGGTCTTGATTGTACAGATATCATCCATGCATCAGCCAAAGAAAAGCTGGGCATCGAAGATATCTTAGAGGCTATTATTGCAAAAGTTCCACCGCCAAAAGCTGATCGTAGTTTGCCAGCACGCAGTTTGATTTTTGACTCGTGGTTTGATGCCTATCAAGGTGTTGTGGTTTTAGTGCGTGGTGTGGATGGCGTTATCAAAAAGGGCGATCGTATCAAGTTTGTCTCTACGGATAAAGAGTACGAAGTTCTGCGCATGGGTAAGTACATGCCATTTCCCGAGCCTGTTACAGAGTTAGCTGCAGGTGAAGTGGGATTCATCATTTGCGGTATTAAAGACATTCGCGATGTTCAAGTGGGTGATACGGTAACTTCCGCTAAGAATCCGGC encodes the following:
- a CDS encoding AgmX/PglI C-terminal domain-containing protein — encoded protein: MKSPLVFRVFKKDQIHVVKQYIDEDRITVGNGGDVHIDLDSNEVSPIHCLVEKRDNQYFLCDLGSTQGTYKNGQRILDEALQSGDSFQVGPFHVFFFIGVPKADQVVAPPVAAPIHTEIARHESAPVVAATAVATAGVARAAVTATRKRKKGQKTFPPPSKVTDLREHLKVGSGPRVEVLVAWKERILETYHFTGGGKKTLGPDGDIKVPQGAAPKNWELLDLSNGAVIHTTSEMSIERLKDGEVSHQSTGDYRLGQGEVCFIELINGMQLIVRFAPKAPAFVMASPMVLGSSEFAGVLAALIIAVLTSLIVSVNKPKDAVVETEVERLAQITFVTPTAPPPQTVSDVAPPTPPPAPEVKKVEPEPIKKAIMLDETKSSQTLGETKASANKAPQEAQKESGKAAEVKPKDNNLTTKMFTSTKQGGAVQTGQTTGANAQSAEPDNTNSGLLAAFGEGGARSKLDQVYSGAGELIGTAEKAQGVSGFGNTRAGDDFGSQIKDTGAGGVGTATEGIAGVGTKGRGTGMSGYGGGAGFGDKDRVQIAAGGNEEAFIGSIDREAVRRTVRSALQQFKSCYEREYRVNSSLEGKLVLTWEIHTQGVARNARVNSDRSTMRNTSIEECIKARILGLRFPEPPPGTAAEVTYPFVFQGQKL
- a CDS encoding MotA/TolQ/ExbB proton channel family protein, translating into MNQLENVNPIARAFIEGGFVMYVILVIAVVTVILVVERFMALRSLRVDKKEFTDHIFKMIINGDMRQAVSFCDTKSTPLSNTVKAGLVQVMNKRPDEEVQVAMDAAVLREMPKLEGFTSFLAVLGNIAVLAGLLGTIIGMIGSFRGVAMADPATKAQLLSQGISHALNCTGFGLTVAIVAIVFYGLFQHMIQKAENEMLETSMSLLNLVSANRDKLRD
- a CDS encoding ExbD/TolR family protein, giving the protein MAHIDTSGKGRNTNVDLNLVPFIDLMSVLITFLLISAVWTQVSMIQLGASFASPKDSTNTEYKVPPHEDLVFRLDVVSAGYVLKFGTQTKPIPKRNNEYDTQTLLTELQRVKQAYPDKNNVKISIADEILYENVIAAMDTGLQAGFSPELLTGGPR
- a CDS encoding ExbD/TolR family protein; amino-acid sequence: MAIYKPGQRHRNHNLLKRRMNRRGVTAILSLTAMVDMFTVLAIFLLQNYNSTGEILYLPKEVTLPTANRVVDLKPALVVTVSTQEILIDTTPVATFAEVQASRTWVIPGLRDRAKEMIEKARLDQAAQLQNRVSNVVDQTLGNKTEDPNQWKKVTIQADKSVDYLTLKKIMYSIYEAGGGPINFAVAKDLSKDDATSNAEN
- the lptC gene encoding LPS export ABC transporter periplasmic protein LptC translates to MRLQTPKINKYSILFFLLVAFIFLEIIIMSPNLLEQTSDEEAAFEATRLAAQNQEQKSGSIEQKLQGVHLVENAENEKGWELFAHEAIGSADSKWVVKEVKVHFFNENKLSFTVTGDVGEVDGETKDMVIRGNVTTTSTNGYFFNTDTLRYTASNKMMSSQDKVIMRGPPDNHGEGFKLTGEKLQVDIAQNKMSILEKVVATKKIDGKDFKLTSVRADFYNTNQEATFSKDVRMNLGTMHLNAPVAHFKYSQANKSLMRILLQQGVQLSDEDKRGFSEELELNLLENKMTMRGRPKVQQGEDEISGEEIVFIDGGKKVKINKSSKK
- the lptB gene encoding LPS export ABC transporter ATP-binding protein — translated: MASTLKINKISKQYGGRQVVKEATFEVESGQVVGLLGPNGAGKTTSFYMVVGLVKPDEGEILLNDTNITTFPMYKRARTGLSYLAQEPSIFRKLTVEENILVALEAHGFSSQDKREKLELLLQDFRVNHIRESYGYALSGGERRRVEIARALAGDPHFLLLDEPFAGIDPIAVADIQNIIRELKAKGIGVLITDHNVRETLGICDYAYILKDGQIQVAGTSNEIANSELARKFYLGENFRL
- the rpoN gene encoding RNA polymerase factor sigma-54 gives rise to the protein MALRQTMNLSQNLVITPQLQQAIKLLQMSRLELESQVRNELEENPILEEAEVLREEDFQRTKEAEAQTSDASEAVPESGAVDNVQDPQKQDEFEWESYLETQHKAPREASHGNEEIMNYENLISTTQTLHDHLYWQIKMTGFSDNEERAADAIIGHIDDDGYLKVPLDQIAAEEKLDIEDLEDALSLIQEFDPPGVGARDLRECLLIQARILEEDTNDLVNLINNHLKDLEKKNYEAIAKGLNRSLEEIIEICKIIYAMEPKPGRGYAGTETQYVTPDVYVYKVGDDYVVSLNEDGLPKLKISNYYKNMLKGGSNPTGDQQATEYIQEKLKSAVWLIKSIHQRQRTIYKVTESIVKHQRDFFEKGVSALKPMVLRDIANDIGMHESTVSRVTTAKYVHTPQGIYELKYFFNSGISSSQGGEDLASESVKLKIKELVAKEDPKKPLSDQKIVDLLKKEGIDIARRTVAKYRDVLKILPSSQRKKYF
- a CDS encoding adenine phosphoribosyltransferase, giving the protein MDYRSLIREVPDFPIAGVLFRDISPLLQNAEAFSQVAMDFSKMIDLENVDLFVGIESRGFILASQLAAKFNKGFLPLRKAGKLPPPTIKQSYKLEYGEATLEVVPASQGAKVVICDDVLATGGTLRAAMELCEKAGYQVEDVLVLINLKFLNSLQFRNKEIKSLLQYE
- the hpf gene encoding ribosome hibernation-promoting factor, HPF/YfiA family, encoding MKSNFTFKHLDYSESLVNYTNTKLDEIGQFLLKDGRCNVYYSKNQHDFVVEVSINTKQKFFKATASAPDVYVAVDLMVDKLEKQFLKVKEIYVDHKKFSLSKEGRLRDFNGQFEYQPRWKKAG
- the metK gene encoding methionine adenosyltransferase; translated protein: MKNFIFTSESVSEGHPDKMADQISDAILDKILEQDPTGRVACETLLTTGLVVVAGEITTSAKVNFSEVARETIKRIGYDHSDKGFDYKTCGVTIAVGQQSPDISMGVKQTGSDDQGAGDQGLMFGYATNETPELMPLTLAMSHKLVKDLATIRKENKVNWLRPDAKSQVSVQYENGVAKRIETIVISTQHAEDVSLKQIQDFIMEELIKKSIPSQWVDKNTKFHINPTGRFVTGGPMGDAGLTGRKIIVDTYGGHGAHGGGAFSGKDPTKVDRSAAYAARHVAKNIVAAGLAERCLVQVAYAIGVAEPVSISINDYGTSTVGPEKLEKAVRAVWDLRPSRIVKELDLLKPIYSPTAVYGHFGREERLSEGFFSWEKVNKIEQLKEAVK